In Anaerolineae bacterium, the following are encoded in one genomic region:
- a CDS encoding MFS transporter translates to FSTLTVMRTPELPWDHVHDAARAGQASGSAWWRMSAAQVRIYAVLLVLFLAMSLGYLLAPSYLEQVRGLPVGLIGSLGAATATGGVVWAFVLGRRHSRQALAVGAGVMAVAFGVLLAAPGGVWQLPAMIGAYFLMGIYLTARTLSLGVVSEHTPPHQRGTAFGLVETAFGVGAFVGPWAAGHLYAVRPWLPFALALAVLVSMIGVIRVALRPAEQPGSFETGQ, encoded by the coding sequence TTCTCCACGCTGACCGTGATGCGCACGCCGGAACTGCCCTGGGATCATGTGCATGACGCCGCCCGTGCGGGGCAGGCTTCCGGCAGCGCCTGGTGGCGAATGAGCGCCGCGCAGGTGCGGATCTACGCGGTGCTGCTGGTGCTGTTTCTGGCAATGTCGTTGGGGTATCTGCTGGCGCCCAGCTATCTGGAGCAGGTGCGCGGCTTGCCGGTCGGTCTGATCGGCAGCCTGGGAGCAGCAACCGCTACCGGGGGCGTTGTGTGGGCATTTGTACTGGGCAGGCGGCATTCGCGACAGGCGCTGGCGGTTGGCGCAGGCGTGATGGCGGTAGCCTTTGGCGTGCTGTTGGCAGCGCCGGGCGGTGTCTGGCAGCTCCCGGCGATGATTGGCGCCTATTTTTTGATGGGCATCTACCTGACCGCGCGGACGCTATCGCTGGGCGTGGTCAGCGAGCATACGCCGCCGCACCAGCGTGGAACAGCGTTCGGGCTGGTGGAGACAGCCTTTGGCGTCGGGGCATTTGTTGGCCCCTGGGCGGCCGGTCATCTTTATGCCGTCAGGCCATGGCTGCCCTTTGCGCTGGCATTGGCGGTGCTTGTGTCCATGATCGGCGTGATCCGGGTGGCGTTGCGGCCAGCCGAACAACCCGGGTCTTTTGAAACCGGGCAGTAA